A genomic region of Arachis hypogaea cultivar Tifrunner chromosome 5, arahy.Tifrunner.gnm2.J5K5, whole genome shotgun sequence contains the following coding sequences:
- the LOC112801504 gene encoding VAN3-binding protein, producing MEGGLFPHWKDGPWHELDLEENEELFLVSSLPAIPEPPTPHEPMEFLSRSWSLSTSEISKALSEKQNQNQPLLDHKSSPDTLPEPISAPQLVPGKITHSGHCRRMSSTIGKWLHQKQNGNTNTSMKKKDQARIENARVHSALSIAGLASALAAVAAAQDPGGSSCSKLDLAMASATQLLASYCIEMAELAGADHDRVASTVRSAVDIQTPGDLITLTAAAATALRGEAALRERLPKETKRNASISPCDKGTAEFCLEGKLWENHSPCEGDLMQLTEKGVLRWKHVSIYINKKCQVKIKIKSKHVGGAFSKKNKCVVYGVCDKDGAWPYRKEREESDENYYFGLKTGEGLMEFKCKNEIQKQKWVDGIELLLRQVNSVEPNEPSMEFSN from the exons ATGGAAGGTGGCTTGTTTCCACATTGGAAAGATGGACCATGGCACGAGCTAGATTTAGAGGAGAATGAAGAACTGTTTTTGGTGTCATCCTTGCCAGCAATACCTGAGCCACCAACACCACATGAGCCTATGGAGTTCTTATCCAGGTCATGGAGTCTCTCTACTTCTGAGATTTCAAAGGCTCTTTCGGAGaagcaaaaccaaaaccaacctCTTCTTGATCATAAGAGTAGTCCAGACACACTGCCTGAACCAATTTCTGCACCTCAATTAGTA CCAGGTAAGATCACACATTCTGGTCATTGTAGAAGAATGAGTAGTACTATTGGGAAATGGTTGCATCAGAAGCAGAATGGAAATACTAATACCAGTATGAAAAAGAAAGATCAGGCACGTATTGAGAATGCACGCGTGCATTCTGCTCTTTCCATTGCCGGACTAGCATCTGCCTTGGCTGCTGTGGCTGCAGCGCAGGACCCAGGTGGCAGCTCTTGTTCCAAACTGGACCTTGCTATGGCTTCAGCCACACAACTCTTAGCTTCTTATTGCATTGAAATGGCTGAGTTAGCTGGAGCTGATCATGACCGTGTCGCTTCAACTGTAAGGTCTGCAGTTGATATTCAAACCCCAGGTGATCTAATCACTCTTACCGCTGCAGCTGCAACAG CTTTGCGAGGAGAAGCAGCTCTGAGAGAAAGATTGCCAAAGGAAACTAAGAGGAATGCATCAATAAGTCCCTGTGATAAGGGAACAGCAGAATTCTGTTTAGAGGGTAAGCTTTGGGAAAATCATTCTCCATGTGAGGGAGATTTAATGCAACTCACAGAAAAAG GTGTATTACGATGGAAACATGTATCTATCTACATCAACAAGAAATGCCAG gtCAAGATTAAGATCAAAAGCAAGCATGTTGGAGGAGCATTCTCCAAAAAGAATAAAT GTGTTGTTTATGGAGTATGTGATAAAGATGGTGCATGGCCatatagaaaagaaagggaagaatCAGATGAAAACTACTATTTTGGCCTGAAAACTGGAGAAGGTCTTATGGAGTTTAAGTGCAAAAATGAAATCCAAAAGCAGAAATGGGTTGATGGGATAGAGCTTCTACTTCGTCAAGTCAATTCTGTTGAACCAAATGAGCCTAGTATGGAATTTTCAAATTAA